In the Malassezia vespertilionis chromosome 3, complete sequence genome, one interval contains:
- a CDS encoding uncharacterized protein (COG:G; EggNog:ENOG503NYYH; MEROPS:MER0033198; SECRETED:SignalP(1-30)) has protein sequence MLVMSLMNAKMAFALAVLLGLCVIAEFAMAQSQYANPMNHAMIRRASLRKNHNSHSSHLHSAQTHSSHSKSTHSSASSASKSARSKASHSASNSKSKHSVSHSKSKAASASSDASAAHSRSGEGDYLLIKTNEGLLRGFFNQTTQVYSWHGVPYADDTSGENRFLSPKPAKSWRGEKDASKRGPRCPQHGSFGSLSAISLFGLSSEIFDDSTQSEDCLNVDVWIGKNHWEKYKNSNGTSEKAPIWLNIYGGSYEWGASSIELYYGDAIVSQDDVVVVNINQRNWIFGYPMAPQLHPWRNSGDDYDGANPGHKDADLAIEWVYKNAEKFGGDPSRITIGGTSTGACTVDNWAYAHHNKPSAKYVNGMILQSGSMTSLGRYFLAEVSDDFTEPSSPWNKVAKHVGCGTETNKEQFKCMQQKRWQDVMQATSETDSKFLVTVDNKTAFNDYYDRLEAGSYVKAPMLIGNNKDEGNAFLVKAADLSLVAGPLITSEVWVCPASVQAKERIGKAPTWRYRFSADIYLPDTPKQYQQLLAFHGSDTAYAWGTWPPLRFIASDKTTNDTLPLVDYPPTTDNNKVRARISDLYREANVAFVKDPHNGLTNFHGGWSQYQPTTASVGDIGLRNSGQLHMATSADLDSLCPLTNKEVDQNNIKYKPKFSNIRGYIV, from the coding sequence ACCATGCCATGATCCGCCGCGCCTCTCTACGCAAGAACCACAATAGTCATTCGAGCCATCTTCACAGCGCACAAACGCACAGCAGCCACAGCAAGTCtacgcacagcagcgccagcagcgccagcaagAGTGCTCGCAGTAAGGCTTCTCACAGTGCCAGTAACAGCAAGTCCAAACACAGTGTGAGCCACAGCAAGAGCAAGGCCGCTAGCGCATCCTCTGATGCCTCTGCTGCCCATTCGCGCTCTGGCGAAGGCGACTACTTACTCATTAAGACAAACGAAGGCCTTCTCCGCGGCTTCTTTAACCAAACGACGCAAGTGTACTCCTGGCATGGAGTGCCTTATGCCGACGATACGAGTGGCGAGAATCGATTCCTCTCCCCGAAACCTGCTAAGAGCTGGCGCGGTGAGAAAGATGCATCCAAGCGTGGGCCCCGCTGCCCGCAACACGGCAGTTTTGGATCTCTTTCCGCTATCAGTCTTTTCGGTCTGAGCTCTGAGATTTTCGATGACAGCACCCAAAGCGAAGACTGTCTTAACGTGGACGTGTGGATTGGAAAGAACCACTGGGAAAAATATAAAAACTCGAACGGCACTTCTGAAAAAGCACCCATTTGGCTCAATATATACGGCGGCTCGTACGAATGGggcgcaagcagcattGAGCTTTATTATGGAGATGCAATCGTCAGCCAAGACGATGTTGTTGTCGTAAACATTAACCAGCGCAACTGGATTTTTGGTTACCCAATGGCACCTCAACTGCACCCGTGGCGAAATAGCGGCGATGATTACGACGGCGCGAACCCAGGCCACAAAGATGCTGACTTGGCGATCGAATGGGTGTACAAGAATGCCGAAAAATTTGGTGGCGACCCATCGCGCATTACCATTGGAGGTACGAGTaccggcgcatgcacagtCGACAATTGGGCGTACGCTCACCACAACAAGCCGTCGGCCAAGTACGTCAATGGCATGATCCTTCAGTCTGGCTCGATGACCTCGCTTGGCCGCTACTTTTTGGCGGAGGTCTCAGACGATTTCACGGAGCCTAGTAGCCCTTGGAACAAGGTGGCGAAGCACGTCGGCTGCGGCACGGAAACCAACAAGGAACAGTTTAAATGCATGCAGCAGAAGAGATGGCAGGACGTCATGCAAGCGACGTCCGAAACCGACTCCAAGTTCTTGGTCACGGTCGACAACAAGACCGCGTTTAACGACTATTACGACCGTCTCGAAGCCGGTAGCTACGTCAAGGCACCGATGCTTATTGGGAACAACAAGGACGAGGGGAACGCATTTCTCGTCAAAGCAGCCGATTTATCACTTGTGGCTGGTCCTCTTATCACGAGCGAAGTCTGGGTCTGCCCCGCAAGTGTTCAGGCCAAGGAACGTATTGGGAAAGCGCCTACTTGGCGGTACCGTTTCAGCGCGGACATTTACCTTCCCGACACACCGAAACAGTATCAACAGCTCCTAGCTTTCCATGGCAGCGACACGGCTTATGCGTGGGGTACTTGGCCGCCGCTCCGCTTTATTGCATCGGACAAAACGACAAATGACACCTTGCCTCTTGTTGACTACCCCCCCACTACAGATAATAATAAGGTCCGTGCAAGGATCAGCGATCTGTACCGCGAGGCCAACGTTGCGTTTGTCAAGGACCCACATAACGGCCTTACCAACTTCCATGGGGGATGGTCCCAATACCAACCAACCACAGCAAGCGTCGGGGATATTGGCCTCCGCAACAGCGGTCAGCTCCACATGGCAACCAGCGCGGATCTTGATTCGCTCTGCCCACTGACGAACAAAGAGGTGGATCAAAACAACATCAAGTACAAGCCCAAATTCAGCAACATCCGTGGCTATATTGTGTAG